In the genome of Malania oleifera isolate guangnan ecotype guangnan chromosome 5, ASM2987363v1, whole genome shotgun sequence, the window gatttttcagaaaagttttatgataagacattctaactaaagacttatgaatttttaatgaatccttttctagttgtctattcaatgacatgctttcatcataaaactcattacatgattcaatacaagatttatctctataactatcatatgaatcaatgcatacaataTCATCATCAGAAACAattgatgattcatcataagatatatcacaaaatttttcataagaatcatcgcgTACATTATGAACAAAactatcattatattcaatagatgattcggCATGTAATATATTACAgaattcagcataagaatcatcacatgcttcattgcacgaatcagtaaatgaggtagagtaagagtcatatacctcatcatttactaatgcaacctgctcatgattagccactacctgatcatttaggcttggagcatttggagtggaaatctccttttcctgggtctctccatatctcttttccagctcaaccagatctcctgtgcacttctACATGTCATGatttcaagcaaaatattagaatctaaagcgcaatatagtaaatccatggcatgtgaatttgcatgtattaacctaatattattttcatccaagggcatacgaattccattaacaatcacccgctaGACCATcaaatccattgattttataaaaacactcattctaatttttcaggtagtgtaattgacaccacaaaacaatggaggactagaaggtgatcaTCCCTCTTCGAATGGAAATACACCAATGTCATCCATTGCGATCTtctgcaaaaatgtttaagtctagtgcaatgagattctgataccaattgttgaaattggtgtattcccaatagggggtgaattgggtattaaaagtTTATTCCTAGATTTATCCAAATCAGtaacagtaatacacaacctagggtctgtctatataatcgtaaacctaatcaacacatgtacagcatataatgaatcaggcatacaacatacatgtgctgaaaatgaaagtgcataaaataaattacggaaatataaagtacactcatgatatgttatcggagttcggccaacaatgcttacgtccccgcctcaagctcacaagcaagagtattctactaaggctcacttaatgggtggagcggcacctaatacaataccTTAATAGtatggtgcacctacctttcctaaccgagtcaaaCCCAATCCAGGAATTTTtacaaggcaagtctccctctttcgaccacacgtcgggtatacaatcaaatatgaaattttcgtacaaacaaatatgcttcttacactaagcagatgtgTATCATTATgcacaatcaattaatgcactcacatatgataggatattaagctcaaatGAGATTTCGTTAatcaatgtgttaactctcaataatGTGTATgtcaatatgtatgtatatgagtgagacctttgattttaagataatgtatttgcaatatgaatattcaaagcatctctagaaccctaagcaaacatcccaaaaatatttttcaaatatcaagcacaatggatattagggtttaagtttgctaaaaatgattttatcaaaataCAAAGCAAGCTTAttaaacttgcaataaggatgcaagttcttaagccaatgaagagtttttcccaatctaatatttataagtaaaataccaTGGAAAAAACTTTAAGGtactctccaaaatcaacaatcaacaaatgcaagtacGGGAGAGTTGTTAGTTTGCAAAGAGAATGAATGTATATCcacaaaaataatctctctcaaagaTATGTGATTAAAATGAgtatgagaaaaatattttgcaatatgCTTTGtaaaaaatgggagtatgaaagatttagcacaataaattttcagagaaaaattttGCTAATCTATATGTCAATCACTTCCTAATTataacaaatgaaggggtatatatagagttgggcaaaaatataaccgttggggacatcaaaggtattttgaaaattgtttaattgagtttaatgaaaattaaccctaatttactgtggtaaaaatttgccaacccgagaggtttgggtCGACCATTTTCAAGATTCGATCGACCGTAGTACtgtgtttggtcgaccatggcccATTTGAACTGAAGATTTGGTCGACTGTatcaaggtgattttgaacccttcgaagttcggtcaaccaagacaggttcggttgaccattttctaaggttcaatcgaccaagtcAGTTTTGAACTaatagtttggtcaaccaggttgTTAGGAGTCACCCACGTGTCAGTTTGGTTGATCGTAAGTGCCAAGTTCATTTTCGGATGGTCGACCGAGCAaattcaaaatgttgacttcaattcggttgaccgaaacttCTATATAGCtttgggttcggtcaaccgagaccACTTAAAATGTGTATTTAAGTCCTATTTTGGTCTCAATGTTTCATCAACCCAAAGTAATTAAGTATAAGGCATTTTAGGCTATatgggtgatgattcctatggtcattctaaggcctcttgagagttaaccccaaaattTCTGGGTTGATCGACCAAAGGTGATCCCTAAGATTAATCTATGGTCTTAAGCATATAAACCCATCATGCATaagatgcagttattacataaAGCATATAAACCCATCATGCATaagatgcagttattacataccacaatattacaaaccaaataatgaaacaaaatgcatttacaattaaaaagaatgtcttcttcttttgctcttgactCTTCATGGAATCAGCCAAGATTATGTGATTTAAGTCCTTTCTAGCTTCCACTACACTTACATGTGTGTGTTTTGAatgattaacatgttcaagtacttaggaacacacattagtaacatgcggtttgtcattatcaaaactaaggatcggactcaaaaagtcaacaaaaattACACCCCTCAATGCCTTATTATGAAGAAGGCATATCATCTTACCTTCCCCCTTTTGAAAGATTACTCTACAGTGTTTATCCAATATGCGGATTGTTTTAAGTATGCTTAAGAGTAGTCTTACTCATGGTCATGAATATTGTGATACtctgtggaagaaaggcttaaaaggattagatgttactacccatatcaacaaggtacgCATTTCTTTTCGgcagccttcccataagaactccacgattaagcgtgcttgacttggagtaattctgagatgggtgaccttttggaaagttttatcaggaagtgtgtgagtgaggacaaaacacattgaaaatgacacatgttagtcagtggggccaatcattagtccgataaggcccgctcCCCCTGTTGTCTgatctaggtggaggaggagagacgcagtgctccctagcagacccagaTTGGGGCGTTGCAAAATGGTATAAGAGGAATTACCCAGTCGAAAGTGTATGAGATTCACATcccctgggtttggaaatgtgggttcgtaacgaggacgttgcgttctataagttgggggagaatgtgataccccgtagaagaaaggtttaaaaggattagattttACTACTCAAAACaataaggtgtacctttcttttcagaaaccttcccataagaactccacggttaagcgtgcttagtTTGGAGTAATCCTAGGATGAATgaccttctgagaagttttctcaagaagtgtgtgagtgaggacaaaacacactgaaaatgacacgtgctggtctgtggggccagtcattagtccgataaggctcgtccccctattgtctggtccaggtggaagaGGACGCAGTGTTCCATgccaaacccaggttggggcgttacaaatatTGAATCATTAAAAAGAACCCATATTGAGGAGGTGGAGAATAAAATTAGTGCGGTTGGGGGAGAAGAAGTAAAACTACATTCTTATCCTTCATGTTATCTTATTGAGATTGGTATAGacttttgaaataataataataataataataataataataataataataataataataataataataataagaactaTACTCTTTGATGGCTCTTTTTATATTTATGTGCAATAATGTGACCAATTAACTTTTCATAATTCTCACCATCAAGTTTGACATCAGTTCAAGTTACAACCGAAGTTATATCAAATATATACCTTAAATTTTGGTGATTTAAAGATTAATTTTTTAGCAAATTACACAAATATaaattcttaaagaagtgaaaaCATTAATGATTGTGATAACTAGGAAAATGATGATGAATAGTTTTTAATAACAATGTTgtgttattttaattaaaaaaaaaaacttcaaatttGAGTTTAGTCACAAGAACTCACATTAAAATTTAGAACTAATTGTATGTACACAAAGAAAATAGTTTGCCCACTAACAACTATCTCTTGGCATTGTCTCTATAGCTTAAAGTTCCCAACAAATAATTTACAAATTATACATGAATTTATTTAGTTTTagtaatataaaataatttttttgctcCACTCATTGCCTTGAGATTAATGCTTTGCCTTATTGCAAAGAAACATTACACTATACACATCTACCTTTTGAAACATCACTCATTGTGATGTTTACCCAATATAAAAACTAGGTTCCCATCCTTCAAGTAAAGTTGTGTGAAGGCAAGATCAAATATACCAACTTTTGATgacttcaaaattattttgccCTTTTAGTAATTGTATGAGTACCAATTCCTAAAGAACTAAACATTATAATGATAGTAATTACTAATAATACCAAAGACGATGAATGATAGTGTaatgttattttaataaaattaaaaaaattgcatTTGAATTTATTCATAAGAATTCACCTTAAAGATGACATAATTATTCTTTAAAAAtgcttaaatttaattatttaatttcaaaaataaaatgaggAGTAAGTtatctccaaaaaaaaaagaaaaacatattaAGGCCCGTTTGGGATTCAAAAAATATTAggacagaaaataaaaatatcaaaagatccatatttttatatttggtaatcaagaaaaatgaaaaaaaaaatacatatatatatcaaatccatgaacaaaaatttaattacataaatcattaatatttaatttttcttaatttttttaattttaaattttttaataatattttatatcttcCAAGAGAAGGGGAACAAGTTAGGTGTGCTCATTTGGTGTGCAAGCCCAGATGGcacattttttttattcatttttttttttttttttcttatttggcAAGCAGTGTATAGTCTCCTAAATTCAATATGGGGCCCACCAATGCGAACCCGACATGGCGATGCACGTGGGACCCACACACATGGTGTGCCAATCTCGTGTTCTCAGATCCAACGCACCATGATTCACTCGGGGGCGGCCCCGAGGCCGCATCTGGACCGTCCAATTCCCGGTCCGGTCTTCAATACCGGCGGTTGAGGCTGTCCCCTCCATAGCCGGCAGTAGACCCAGCGGTGCTCCTTACTCGACCAGCACCCATAGCTGTGCTTGTCCCACCAATGAGGGGGGACGCGACTTGAACAATCGCGGGGTACCTTAGGGTGCGTCCCAGTCAAAACTGGCCCTGGCCCTCCTCTGATTGGTGGGTTGGGGAGCGTGTGCAAGGCCGCGTTTCGGGCTGCCGCTGTCCCACGTATGAAACTCATGCAGGAAGAGCATAAGGCACCTCGATTCTGACTACCCCTAGTCGCTCTATAAAATTCTTGTGCGTCACACCACCACCACAGCTCAAAATTCTCTGTTGGTTTGAGGAGCTATACATGATTAGATCCAAGAGAGTTGAACAATTCACCAGAAACTCGCCGGAATCTGAAAGTTACCGAAAAATGGAGACGCCGGGAAATTACGAGAGCGATCTCAATCTTGGGGCAACGGAGCTCAGATTAGGGTTGCCGGGGAGCGATGAAGGCTTTGAGAAACAACCATCTGCAGGTGCTAGAGGTAACAAAAGAGCTTCGATGGAGATGGCGGGTGAGAATAGGTCCAAGGCCAATTCTAGCTCTCCAGAAGTGGCAAACGGTGATCGCGGCGCAGCCCCTCCGGCCAAGTAAGTAATCATGCACCTTAATAAAATTGAAGTTAAGTAAGATGAAAACTTGTTTATGAAGTTGATTGCTTAAATTGGTTTTAAATGGATGAAACTGATTGCAGGGCACAGATAGTGGGGTGGCCGCCAGTTCAATCTTACCGGAAACACAGTTTCCAGCCCAAGAAAACGGAGGCGGAGGGTGGTGGGATGTATGTTAAAGTAAGCATGGATGGAGCTCCTTACCTGAGGAAGATTGATATAAAGGTTTACAAGAACTATAGGGAGCTCCTGAAGGCCTTCGAGAACATGTTCAAGTTGAGCATAGGTGAGTACTCCGAGAGGGAAGGGTACAATGAATCTGAATATGCACCTACTTATGAAGACAAAGATGGAGATTGGATGCTTGTTGGAGATGTCCCATGGGagtaagtctctctctctctctctctctctctctctctctctctctctctctctctctcctgaaaGGCTTAAACTCACgagggtctttttttttttttttttttttttgaaaaacgcAGAATGTTCATCTCTTCCTGTAAGAGGTTAAGAATCATGAGAGGATCAGAGGCTCGAGGCTTGGGCTGTGTATGAAAGCAGCGAAGGCAACAACATGAACGGAGGTGAAAAGAGAAGACAAGACACTGATGAGAGAGAATCCACGGGCATGGGCTCTCCCTGAAGAAGATTGGTCACTCTTAATTAAGTCACAGCACGTACAAATGGCACAGATTTTGTCAGATCCATAACAGAGatcacttttattttttttttccctgtacCGATGAAGTATTGTTGTCgtatcaatcaaaatatatatactGTATAAGCCAAACATTTGTTTCAAATCCCATCCCACTGTATAAACGGAGAATAAGATTCACAtgttttttcttgatttttgaatgtGCAGTTTAAATACTTTTCTGTGCTTTGATCTTCCACTGGTGACGACTATGTGGTTGTTTATGTTAGAAGCCTAATTAGTGGAGCAAACATCTGGTATGTGAAGCACAAATGGAATATATCGGAGAACAGACTTGAAACATTTTACGATGGGAACACTCATCTCAACCATCAATATTTGTGCTAGTCTCAAGAACACCCGGTGCTCCAAGCACCTCCCAAGTTTAGGATATTGATAAGAGCAGAAAAATTATTGCGTGCCTCTCAAGAACATCCATAATCATCTTTAATTCAAGTTGCAATAGTGTAGAGAGAACTGTATTCGTGGAAACAGATAGCCAATTTCAAAATGAATGACTGCATAATCTTGGGGATAAAATGAAGCCCAAATTAAATTCAGGATCCAAAACGCATGGATTTCAATTTTCAAGTCTTGGATTTAGATTTCCATTGGTTTGAATGAAACTGAATgcgattttatattatattttatttaaaattacataaactaaatctaaatctaaatttCGAACTCCAAGCTCCCAAATATAATGAAAGAGTTGTACTTCGTTTATCTAAAGAAAATTTTCCAAAGGACTGCAGCTCAATTGAAATTATAGTGTTTTCCAAGAAAACCTTGTATTAATCAATAACGACACACCAGTGAAATTTTGAAGAATTTTGATCCCAAGAGTTTGCAATGTTCCCATTTTGATCAAACAGTTCCATTGAGCAGTCAATTAGCGCAACAATATTAATATTAAAGAAAAACAAATATTAATAAATTCTCTGCAACTTGATTCTTAATTTCAGCAGAACTACAAATCCAATTGCCAAAAGAACTATACAGGAAAGAATCCCCTCAATACTGTGAAACATATCATGCCAGCCTAGCAATGAACGTGAATATATTTAACAATAAGAACCTCACTCCTAATTAATCCCATGGTCTATAAGTTTAGAAATTGAAGCAGGCTTTCAGAAAACAAGATGTTACCATATTACCTAGGGTAATGGTAAACCTATGACCATTCATATTGACTTTAAAGGATTACTGCAATGCTTGGTGCTTCAAAACTGATATATGGCATCTAACATTATAAATGAGTCAAATGACGACTGAGAAAGACATGGGCTACAAACACGAGTTAGAAAAGCTGGGTACAGACACGGTTCTGGTGATCAAGAACAACCAGGCACTGACAATGTCAAGGTGGTTATGGGGCATGCCCAATTGAAGTTTTCAACCAGGAAATGAACATGGAAGTATTGCCAAGTCAGTATGGACCATGGAGAATGGAGTTCAGCTAAGGAGGGTAAAAATTATGATACCCAATTAATACCCTAGTGACGCTAAACACCACGGGGCCAGTGATACATGGTAGAATCAAATTTGATCAAGTGAAAGCCCACTCTGCTTTATACATCCGGATTTTGTCATAATGTCACGGGCTGTCATACTAAGCCTTTTCCATTTGTAACCCTCATTTCTAGGTTCTCCTGTCATGGTTTTTTCCTGAAAGGAACTAGTGGGCTCCTTACATTACACTAGAAATGTTTACAGCTGTGATAGGGCATAACTTTAGTGCCAGAATATTTTCTTTAGAGTATTAATATGATTCCTTCTATTTTAAATTGATTCTCTGAGCCATTAGAAGCAATTTATATTAATGCAGCAGTATACAAAAGAAACTGTTGGCCATCTAACCCTTGATATTCAGTTAACACACAGGCCTAGAATATCAACGCACACCAAATAGTCTTCAGCACTCTTTAAAAGCCCTACCTGCAAAAAGGCTATA includes:
- the LOC131154805 gene encoding auxin-induced protein 22D-like, giving the protein MIRSKRVEQFTRNSPESESYRKMETPGNYESDLNLGATELRLGLPGSDEGFEKQPSAGARGNKRASMEMAGENRSKANSSSPEVANGDRGAAPPAKAQIVGWPPVQSYRKHSFQPKKTEAEGGGMYVKVSMDGAPYLRKIDIKVYKNYRELLKAFENMFKLSIGEYSEREGYNESEYAPTYEDKDGDWMLVGDVPWEMFISSCKRLRIMRGSEARGLGCV